Genomic DNA from Triticum dicoccoides isolate Atlit2015 ecotype Zavitan chromosome 4B, WEW_v2.0, whole genome shotgun sequence:
GCTTCGGAAAGAAAGCTTAAAGTGCTTATTGTACTTTCAAGATTATGTTAATAGAAAGCTCGTGTAATCACTTCATAATAAAAATTGTAACTTCTATACTACTCCCTctttaaagaaatataagagcgtttagatcactacttaatgatctaaatactcttatatttgtttacagagggagtagttgtctTCACATTACAGTAGAGTACATGCCGAGTCTGAGAAAAGGATTCCCATGCATACTCAGAAAGTCACAATTCACAATAATTTTAGAGAAACCAGGACTAAGTCATTGTATTTGCTTAATAACTAATTTAAGGTAGCTACATGAAGCCGCAATTAGTAGCCGTTCGGTAAGTAGAAGGTCAGATTTGAGTGGTCATGCTTGGTAAGCTTGGTTTATTTTGGCGAACTAAAGTCAAACATGATGCATGTAACTTAGTTGAGCTAATTAAACTTATCTTGATGTTCACATCTTACATAAACTATCAGGTGGCTAGACAAATGGAGCATCAGGCCACTATGTTTGATTCAGTCGGTTGCCGATCTCTAGCCGCGACAACCAACAAGTACGGCATTGAGACGAATTGGTATTTCTTAAGTAGTGCTGATGAAATCACAGAGATGCTCTGCACATCTAACACAAAGTCAACGAGGCGCGTAGGTCTGCCCATTTGGAGTCGATCGGCCGGCATCTATGGCGTAAAAACTAAGAAAAGTACAGCACGGGCGTACGGAGCCCGTCCTTGAGAATGAGAGATTTGATTGGCTGCCATGGATCCATGGTTGAGTTGGAAACCGTGTTACTGTGTTAGCATGCAGCCCCAGCAAGTGGGAATTGATTGTGCAACTGCAAGTGTGCAACACAAGATGATTATATACCTGAACGACGACGCGGTTCCGGCGGAGCTGCATCTGGCCGGCCTCGGCGTCGTCGGGCTTGGCCAACGCCGTCCCGTGGCCGTGCCAGTGCGCTTCCGGCTCCGGGCTCTCGATATTGGCGACGGCGGCGCTGCTGGGAGCCCCGGCGTCTTGGGGAGCGCCACCCTTCTTCTTGCGGTTGTAGAAGGTGAGCATGAGGGAGTCGACCATGAGGGTGAAGACGGCGGCGAGCATGGCGACAAAGGTGGTGAAGGGGAACTGCCGCCACGGCTTCTCGGGGAGGCACGGCGAGTTGAGGTTGTTGAACGAGTCCGGGAGCACGTGCATGTAGCCGGTGGAGAGGATGACCCCCGACGCGAAGGCCTTGACGACGTAGAAGAGGTTGCGGTCGGGCTGGAGCGCCGGCACCGACTTGGCGAAGAGCGGCAGGCAGACGCCGATGACGCTGGCCACGAGGATGGTCGGGATGCCGATCAGCTTCAGGCGGAGCGCCTTGGGGACGTTGTGGCAGGCGTCGTCCGTGGCCAGGCTGGCGCAGACGTCGTCGGCCGCCGGCGTCTGTGCATGGGCGAGGAGGGGGGAGCTGCAGCAGACCAGGAGGGCGAGCGAGACGAGCGCTAGGGCTTGCGACGACGGCATTGCTCCACCTCGATCTCCTCTTGACTCTCGGTGTGGAGCTAGTTGTACTACTTGTTGTACGGCCAGCTGCTTTACCAGTATTGATTGATTAGTAATGGTGAGTAGTGTGGTTTCAGCATCTGTAGCTCGCGGGTTTATATAGAGTTTGGTGTTGATGGAAGCTGGAGACCAGACCGGAGTGAGCCTTGCAACTAGCGGGCGCGGTGTACGTGGGATACCTAGGAGCATCTACAACCACGGGTCTCAAACCCGCTTCATATGTTCGGGCGGGCTGCCCGGTCACTTACCGGTCACGATTTTTTGATTCAGACGGACGCCTCAAATAGCCCTTAAACgctcgggctgaccggcacccctcatatccagcccaaatatggcgcGAATATGGGGCATCTGGCCGCGTCCGCCACGTCAGACCCGTCCCACActggcccacccgaccccacatatattcctcGCCATTCGCTCGCCGGCAGCCGTAAATCTCTGCTTCCCCATCCACCGGTCAGGCAGACTATGAGTCCCATCGGGAACGAGCAGCcggaaggagaggataagggccgcCGAGACCCGTTTCACAGCAGaaatggcggcggcggaggtggctgatgcggcggcgccggcggccgcagaggaggaagccatctGCGCTCGCATTGTGAAGAAACGACAATGGAGGAACACACGCGCCCTCGTAGGAGAGCATTATCAGGTGGTCCGTGCGATGGCCGGATTGCCACCGAAAGAGGAGAAGGAGAACAACGACGAGGAGGAAAGCTCCGACAACGAGCAAACCCGGCTCGATCCCTACTGCGCCTTCGACCTGTACCTCCATGAGAAGGACGACAAGGGCACCGGGAAGGGCAAGGGCAGCCGTGGATGatctccaccatagccaaacatgTCAAATTTTGGTAGTTCGATAGCATGTTTGGTTTAGTGTGATGGAGTAGCCGGACGATGTGTGTGCATTGACGcagttgcatgagtttgtatggatttAAGATATGATAATTAAAGTGTCCCGGATGTGAATTACATTATTTAGACGTAATCGGTCAGTGTCCGCCGATGCGTCACGTTTGAGGATCTGGATTTGCAAAGTctagttgtagatgctctaagaccaTCTACAGACATGTACACCCACAACCCCCGTCCCTATATATTCGCGACGCACGCTTGCAACTAGCGAGTGAGGTGTGTGTGGGTTAccgaagagcatctacaaccacgtACAACCACAACTCTCAACCACATATATCCGTGGACGTGTTCGGACGCGTCCGTAGATAGGAGCCGGTCACCCCTCATTTCATCAACTTTGCAAGCACAATTCTCAAGTGCAACCCCTATTTCCATACTACACCATATAAGGTGGAATTCATGTACGCACACTAGATCAAACGAAGTAGATCCTTCCTAAACGTGGTCATTGGCGGCGGGCGCATCTCCGGCTTCTGTTCCTTGTCATCGTCCTAGAGGTCCGTGAAAAGCTGCTCCCGCCTCACATCCGCGAGGTAGATACAACGGCGGCTAACTGGATCAAGTCGAGGATGGTGGCTACGACCTCTGTGGTTTGTGTGTTTTCAAACTCCGCCTTCGCTTCCGCCATGCCAACATTGCAGGGGACCTCCATGCCCGGGGTCTCGTATGTGTCTCCTCCATGGAAGCATCCTCCTCTTGGCACTTGACTCCTCCTCTGGCACCTCCTCCTTTAGCACCTCCTCTTCTGgcacccactcctcctcctccaccgccgcaaGCTCGACACGCATCTCGACTTGGATCTCCGCCCGGTGCTCAAGCGTGAGCATCTTATAATATGTAATCTTGTGTGACCATGGCAGACGacgagattggattggaagtggaagaggaagaggagggagcagCGGTGGCGTGGACGGGAGGGATAGGAGGGAAATGACATTGGGGCTAGGGTTGCCTCGCCGTCCGACTTAAATAGCAGGATTCGACGCGCCACCATGAATGCGTCCTCACCGAAACGGACGAGGTGCCTGTCAGACCGATGAGTTTTGGCACATGCCCCATCCGTAAGTCCGACGTGACAGACGCGTTCTGGCACCCCCATATCTGCCCTACATATGAGCTGGGTTTGGGGGTACCGGACAACCCGAACGTATAGGGCTGGTTTGAAGGGTTCGGTTGGGTGGCAAATTCGTGACCGAGCCATCTGTTCCGGCACATAAGAAGGATTTGAGGGGCCCGAATGTAGATGCTCTAATAAGCTGTATTTGTTTTTGTTAGCTACAGTGGGCTTGGCAAGCCTGTTAAAAAACTAGCGTGAATCATCTTTTTCAAGGCAGACTCGACGAGTGTGCATCAGATAGTACTACCTATTGCAGCGTCTCAGGACAACGGACAAGTCATCCATATTTTATTTCTAATATAACATATAATTCTTGTACATATACACCAAGGCCCCTTGTTCTTCATAGCTGCAGAAATAGGCCCCATTTTCTATTTACGAAAACAGTAGGAATTGCTTCCTACCATGGTGAAAGGCCTCCAGTCTTAGGgtatctttgattcataggattctataaacgcaggaaaagaaaaaaaatatgagaTTGGAATGTCATACTCATCTCAATTCTATAGGATTTTTGGTTGTTTGATTGCATCACAGAAAAGACAAAGATCTTTTTTATTCAAAGAGGCTTGAGTGGATGCTAGAAATTCTATGGGAACTAATACAAAGAAATCATTAGAAAAAATTCCTATAGAATTCAATCATATCAATCAAACAACCAACAGGAAATttctaaggattctaatcctccaAAATTCCCAGGTTAGCACCACGAGTTGGTGTGCTAAGCAACACAAGTTTGTGCTTCTTCACCTCCTATTTAATTTGAGAATAACTTCTTCTATGCCCAACTCATCTTATTTTATTTGCTTCCTACTATGTACTTTTACAAAATTTGGCTAAAGGAAACAGTCCCATTTAACAAACCTATATTTTCTCTTGGTTTTCACATTTTCTTGAAGAAATATTTGGACCAGTATAAGTCTAAACATTTGGCCTCTCCTATTAGAACTTGAAGAAGGGAAGCAGGAACATGGTAGCACTAGAGAATCGAGTTAGTCACCCTCTCGTGAAAAttacgatccatattaattgtcgctgctTTAAGTATACTAAAGTCGTACTTAAAGCAGCAAGAATTAATATGGATCAGGGGGAGGCTTAGAGCAAAGCGGGCTATAAGAATTTAAATATTATATTTTTGCCTAGTTGGAAGAGAGAGAAGGTGAAAGAGAAGAGAATCGGGCTGTAGATTTATAGCTGGCTACAGCACGGGCTCCAAGAAGCTTTTTGAGAGTAGAAGATGGGTCATACGTTAATAAAGTGATACTTTCTTGTAGCTAACTTATACATGTTGGCAATTATATTGGCTAGACAATATACTATAGCCAACAGCTGGCAATATGATTAATCATGATCTTATATAACTACTAAGAATTTGTCCGTTCCATCTTCAATGCTTCTTAGGTCACTGTTCGACAAATTTCAAGGCAATGAATGGGAAGATAACAACATTACAGTACATTTGTTCCTTCTTCTCCTTAGCCTTGCCAAAGTGGTAGACTTTACTGTTGATATACAGACCATTTAAGCCCATTTGTGAGCTTACAGaccttgttgtttttgttgttgttgctggTGCTGCTGCTGCGAATGAGACACGACAGTAAATTTCATTAATGAACCATGCATTTAGCAACCTATTGAATTTGAAAGGAATCATAGCGCCTCTTAACGAGGTGTCGATAATGGACTCATGTGGACAGTGGGCTCATAGCCATATGATATCGTAAATAAACACTAAACAGTTCCTAGAACACAAACACAAGAAAATTCAGAATCCACATGAGCTCGGGAGCAACAACAATGGCATTTTACACACATAGAACTAAGACCAGACTCCTTTGGATCGTTACAATCATCTGGCAAACGGGAGCACATCTCCTTTTTCCCCCCCGCATGCCAGCAGCCGATGATGGTTTCATGCTCGTACAAACTCCAGGGTTTACAATGCTCGCTACCTACCTCCAAGCGTGGAACTTGGAAGCAACTTTTGAAATACACCCTGAGTACAATTGAAGTACACTGCTAGTAGAGTACACCCGGCCCACCCTAATCATGCTGCTTCCAAATGACGTCACGTGGGTAACTAACTGCCCTTTGATGGCTCGATCGAATCTTAACAGCTGACTTTGTACCAGTATTGATTGATTTATGAGTCTTGCTACACACACGATGAAATTGGACGATGCACAGACGATGGTTTAAATCTGGCCAGACAAACGTTGATTGAGAAGGGCGTCGGCCACTGGATTTAGGTGTCGTGCATAGATCGGCCACTTGTGTGGTGCATGGAGCAATTTCGTTGATttatttactagtagtatatttttctgcgTGGGCTTTTGCGGCACAAATCAACATCA
This window encodes:
- the LOC119294593 gene encoding fe(2+) transport protein 1-like; its protein translation is MPSSQALALVSLALLVCCSSPLLAHAQTPAADDVCASLATDDACHNVPKALRLKLIGIPTILVASVIGVCLPLFAKSVPALQPDRNLFYVVKAFASGVILSTGYMHVLPDSFNNLNSPCLPEKPWRQFPFTTFVAMLAAVFTLMVDSLMLTFYNRKKKGGAPQDAGAPSSAAVANIESPEPEAHWHGHGTALAKPDDAEAGQMQLRRNRVVVQVLEMGIVVHSVVIGLGMGASQSVCTIRPLVAAMCFHQMFEGMGLGGCILQAEYGTKMKAGLVFFFSTTTPFGIALGLALTKVYQDNSPTALIVVGLLNAASAGLLHYMALVELLAADFMGPKLQGSVRLQLICLTAVLLGAGGMSVMAKWA